In the Diachasmimorpha longicaudata isolate KC_UGA_2023 chromosome 1, iyDiaLong2, whole genome shotgun sequence genome, one interval contains:
- the LOC135162584 gene encoding monocarboxylate transporter 14-like isoform X2: MSDKNDNILLSDVNRAEVSRNEMSQRNNNNNPSLTNDNNNRSNNNEKPKARKEGLYAKKDSPRKGPTSPDRKDDGSSKSSGIGRDSTLALSIDPTSMESLPPDKNESEYESWLTLASPPVERPQHILNGRHERDSIDSSTMDVMFQQELNDTSRKEEKSKIPDGGWGWMVVLASLIISMIADGVSFSFGLLYIEFLNAFGESKAKTAWIGSLFMAVPLLSGPVMSALVDRYGCRRMTILGGLISGVGFVLSWQANSIEVMYLTFGLLAGLGLGLCYVTAVVSIAYWFDKKRTLAVGLGACGSGIGTFVYAPMTTFFIDEYGWRGTCLLLAGTFFNLIVCGTVMRDPEWWLIEQSKEKGMGTPRKSLARSEGGRSYSAISTEEFPGVEELRRLLKSGKAPEYLLQSLRTSTEVPASNQTQGTNFRSVVNLPTFVKQSEKVPLEVLESLSGNSRLYNVILENYPSLLLCRSLSDKKLDDQATDANKTGVTMSMRIKQATDKSSPQPVVTKDSRPGSTHASTKVLAQRRMSKKDLEVANPLLAKELAQAIAEAEKPKSSSKHHLPGFGGGVVRTDSLPWLRRQFNTNTHYFKDIRVHRNSLMYRGAVMNLHKYRLRASSCPNIYRNSMTTLAKENEEKWYSELVELLKGMMDFSMFLELHFLLLSLSTILLFTWFIVPYFYLAEHLTRNGYSEADGARLLSIIGITNTVGMIGLGWAGDQSWMNVSKTYTFCLIACGIATILMSVFTHHYTLLMITTAFFGLFFASNFSFTPVILVELIPLERFTTAYGLSLLCQGIGNLIGPPLAGLMFDITQSWELSFLLAGGWIIVSGLLMGMIPCTKNRKLWGSGPMEMDRIGERECDA; encoded by the exons ATGTCGGACAAAAATGATAACATACTCCTGTCGGATGTCAATCGAGCGGAGGTGAGTCGCAACGAAATGTCCCAGcgaaacaacaacaacaatccGAGCCTGACCAACGACAACAACAACAGATCCAACAACAACGAAAAACCAAAAGCCCGCAAGGAGGGCCTGTACGCGAAGAAGGACAGCCCCAGGAAGGGGCCAACGTCGCCCGATCGCAAGGACGATGGCTCCAGCAAGAGTTCAGGAATCGGTCGTGACTCCACTCTGGCCCTGAGCATAGACCCCACCAGCATGGAGTCCCTCCCCCCGGACAAGAACGAGAGTGAGTACGAGTCGTGGCTGACCCTGGCCAGTCCCCCAGTGGAGCGACCCCAGCACATCCTCAATGGACGACACGAGAGGGACTCGATAGACTCGAGTACAATGGACGTGATGTTCCAGCAGGAGCTGAACGACACCAGCAGAAAGGAGGAGAAGTCCAAAATACCGGACGGTGGCTGGGGTTGGATGGTGGTACTGGCGTCATTGATCATCTCCATGATAGCTGACGGTGTGTCCTTCAGCTTTGGTCTTCTGTACATTGAGTTTCTGAATGCGTTTGGCGAGTCCAAAGCCAAAACCGCGTGGATAGGATCGCTCTTCATGGCTGTTCCACTGCTGTCAGGGCCAGTTATGTCCGCTCTTGTTGACAGATATGGCTGCAGGAGGATGACAATTCTCGGTGGTCTAATTTCAGGAGTTGGTTTTGTACTCAGCTGGCAGGCCAATTCCATTGAGGTAATGTATCTGACTTTTGGGCTGCTTGCTGGATTGGGTTTGGGTCTGTGCTATGTAACTGCGGTGGTCAGTATTGCGTACTGGTTTGATAAGAAACGTACACTGGCTGTTGGGCTTGGTGCCTGTGGTTCGGGCATTGGTACATTTGTTTATGCACCAATGACGACATTTTTCATCGATGAGTACGGGTGGAGGGGTACTTGTTTGTTGCTAGCTGGTACTTTCTTCAATCTCATTGTTTGTGGAACTGTCATGAGAGATCCAGAGTGGTGGCTCATTGAGCAGAGTAAGGAGAAGGGAATGGGCACACCGAGGAAGAGTCTGGCTAGGTCGGAGGGGGGACGGTCCTACTCGGCTATCAGTACGGAGGAGTTTCCCGGAGTTGAGGAGCTCAGGAGACTGCTCAAGAGCGGAAAGGCACCGGAGTATCTGCTGCAGAGCTTGAGGACCAGCACCGAAGTGCCGGCTAGCAATCAGACGCAGGGGACCAACTTCAGGAGTGTTGTCAATCTTCCCACTTTTGTTAAACAGAGTGAAAAG GTACCTCTGGAGGTACTGGAGTCCCTCTCGGGTAACTCAAGATTGTACAATGTCATTCTCGAGAACTACCCGAGTCTTCTGCTGTGCAGAAGCCTGTCGGACAAAAAACTCGATGATCAGGCGACAGACGCCAACAAGACCGGCGTTACCATGTCCATGAG gattaaacaAGCCACTGACAAGTCGTCACCGCAGCCAGTTGTAACGAAAGACTCTCGTCCTGGCTCCACTCATGCCTCGACGAAGGTCTTGGCGCAGAGGAGAATGTCCAAGAAGGATTTGGAAGTGGCTAACCCACTCTTGGCGAAGGAATTGGCACAAGCT ATAGCAGAGGCAGAGAAACCGAAGAGCAGCTCGAAGCATCATCTCCCCGGTTTCGGTGGTGGCGTCGTGAGGACGGACTCACTTCCCTGGCTGAGACGACAATTCAACACCAATACTCATTACTTCAAGGACATAAGAGTTCACAGAAATTCGTTGATGTATCGTGGTGCTGTGATGAATCTACATAAGTATAGATTGAGAGCCAGTAGTTGTCCGAATATCTACAGAAACAGCATGACGACTTTAGCGAAGGAAAATGAAGAA AAGTGGTACAGCGAGCTGGTGGAACTCCTGAAAGGCATGATGgacttttcaatgtttttggaGCTGCACTTTCTACTCCTTTCCTTGTCAACGATTCTTCTATTCACGTGGTTCATCGTGCCTTATTTTTATCTTGCTGAGCATCTCACGAGAAATGGGTATTCAGAAGCGGATGGTGCTCGATTACTTAGTATTATCGGAATTACGAATACCGTAGGAATG ATCGGTCTCGGCTGGGCGGGTGACCAGTCCTGGATGAACGTCAGTAAAACCTACACATTTTGCCTGATAGCCTGTGGAATTGCGACAATCTTGATGTCAGTATTTACTCACCACTACACTCTGCTGATGATAACAACCGCCTTCTTCGGTCTCTTCTTCGCCAGTAACTTCAGCTTTACCCCGGTGATTCTGGTAGAGCTGATTCCCCTCGAGAGATTTACCACTGCCTACGGCCTGAGCCTCCTCTGTCAAGGAATCGGTAATCTCATCGGTCCACCCCTGGCAGGTCTCATGTTCGATATCACACAGTCCTGGGAGCTGTCGTTTCTCCTGGCCGGTGGCTGGATCATCGTGTCTGGGCTCCTCATGGGAATGATACCGTGCACGAAGAATAGAAAATTATGGGGCAGTGGACCCATGGAGATGGATAGGATTGGGGAGAGGGAGTGCGATGCTTAG
- the LOC135162584 gene encoding monocarboxylate transporter 14-like isoform X1, translating to MSDKNDNILLSDVNRAEVSRNEMSQRNNNNNPSLTNDNNNRSNNNEKPKARKEGLYAKKDSPRKGPTSPDRKDDGSSKSSGIGRDSTLALSIDPTSMESLPPDKNESEYESWLTLASPPVERPQHILNGRHERDSIDSSTMDVMFQQELNDTSRKEEKSKIPDGGWGWMVVLASLIISMIADGVSFSFGLLYIEFLNAFGESKAKTAWIGSLFMAVPLLSGPVMSALVDRYGCRRMTILGGLISGVGFVLSWQANSIEVMYLTFGLLAGLGLGLCYVTAVVSIAYWFDKKRTLAVGLGACGSGIGTFVYAPMTTFFIDEYGWRGTCLLLAGTFFNLIVCGTVMRDPEWWLIEQSKEKGMGTPRKSLARSEGGRSYSAISTEEFPGVEELRRLLKSGKAPEYLLQSLRTSTEVPASNQTQGTNFRSVVNLPTFVKQSEKVPLEVLESLSGNSRLYNVILENYPSLLLCRSLSDKKLDDQATDANKTGVTMSMRLHNWIKQATDKSSPQPVVTKDSRPGSTHASTKVLAQRRMSKKDLEVANPLLAKELAQAIAEAEKPKSSSKHHLPGFGGGVVRTDSLPWLRRQFNTNTHYFKDIRVHRNSLMYRGAVMNLHKYRLRASSCPNIYRNSMTTLAKENEEKWYSELVELLKGMMDFSMFLELHFLLLSLSTILLFTWFIVPYFYLAEHLTRNGYSEADGARLLSIIGITNTVGMIGLGWAGDQSWMNVSKTYTFCLIACGIATILMSVFTHHYTLLMITTAFFGLFFASNFSFTPVILVELIPLERFTTAYGLSLLCQGIGNLIGPPLAGLMFDITQSWELSFLLAGGWIIVSGLLMGMIPCTKNRKLWGSGPMEMDRIGERECDA from the exons ATGTCGGACAAAAATGATAACATACTCCTGTCGGATGTCAATCGAGCGGAGGTGAGTCGCAACGAAATGTCCCAGcgaaacaacaacaacaatccGAGCCTGACCAACGACAACAACAACAGATCCAACAACAACGAAAAACCAAAAGCCCGCAAGGAGGGCCTGTACGCGAAGAAGGACAGCCCCAGGAAGGGGCCAACGTCGCCCGATCGCAAGGACGATGGCTCCAGCAAGAGTTCAGGAATCGGTCGTGACTCCACTCTGGCCCTGAGCATAGACCCCACCAGCATGGAGTCCCTCCCCCCGGACAAGAACGAGAGTGAGTACGAGTCGTGGCTGACCCTGGCCAGTCCCCCAGTGGAGCGACCCCAGCACATCCTCAATGGACGACACGAGAGGGACTCGATAGACTCGAGTACAATGGACGTGATGTTCCAGCAGGAGCTGAACGACACCAGCAGAAAGGAGGAGAAGTCCAAAATACCGGACGGTGGCTGGGGTTGGATGGTGGTACTGGCGTCATTGATCATCTCCATGATAGCTGACGGTGTGTCCTTCAGCTTTGGTCTTCTGTACATTGAGTTTCTGAATGCGTTTGGCGAGTCCAAAGCCAAAACCGCGTGGATAGGATCGCTCTTCATGGCTGTTCCACTGCTGTCAGGGCCAGTTATGTCCGCTCTTGTTGACAGATATGGCTGCAGGAGGATGACAATTCTCGGTGGTCTAATTTCAGGAGTTGGTTTTGTACTCAGCTGGCAGGCCAATTCCATTGAGGTAATGTATCTGACTTTTGGGCTGCTTGCTGGATTGGGTTTGGGTCTGTGCTATGTAACTGCGGTGGTCAGTATTGCGTACTGGTTTGATAAGAAACGTACACTGGCTGTTGGGCTTGGTGCCTGTGGTTCGGGCATTGGTACATTTGTTTATGCACCAATGACGACATTTTTCATCGATGAGTACGGGTGGAGGGGTACTTGTTTGTTGCTAGCTGGTACTTTCTTCAATCTCATTGTTTGTGGAACTGTCATGAGAGATCCAGAGTGGTGGCTCATTGAGCAGAGTAAGGAGAAGGGAATGGGCACACCGAGGAAGAGTCTGGCTAGGTCGGAGGGGGGACGGTCCTACTCGGCTATCAGTACGGAGGAGTTTCCCGGAGTTGAGGAGCTCAGGAGACTGCTCAAGAGCGGAAAGGCACCGGAGTATCTGCTGCAGAGCTTGAGGACCAGCACCGAAGTGCCGGCTAGCAATCAGACGCAGGGGACCAACTTCAGGAGTGTTGTCAATCTTCCCACTTTTGTTAAACAGAGTGAAAAG GTACCTCTGGAGGTACTGGAGTCCCTCTCGGGTAACTCAAGATTGTACAATGTCATTCTCGAGAACTACCCGAGTCTTCTGCTGTGCAGAAGCCTGTCGGACAAAAAACTCGATGATCAGGCGACAGACGCCAACAAGACCGGCGTTACCATGTCCATGAGGTTACACAATTG gattaaacaAGCCACTGACAAGTCGTCACCGCAGCCAGTTGTAACGAAAGACTCTCGTCCTGGCTCCACTCATGCCTCGACGAAGGTCTTGGCGCAGAGGAGAATGTCCAAGAAGGATTTGGAAGTGGCTAACCCACTCTTGGCGAAGGAATTGGCACAAGCT ATAGCAGAGGCAGAGAAACCGAAGAGCAGCTCGAAGCATCATCTCCCCGGTTTCGGTGGTGGCGTCGTGAGGACGGACTCACTTCCCTGGCTGAGACGACAATTCAACACCAATACTCATTACTTCAAGGACATAAGAGTTCACAGAAATTCGTTGATGTATCGTGGTGCTGTGATGAATCTACATAAGTATAGATTGAGAGCCAGTAGTTGTCCGAATATCTACAGAAACAGCATGACGACTTTAGCGAAGGAAAATGAAGAA AAGTGGTACAGCGAGCTGGTGGAACTCCTGAAAGGCATGATGgacttttcaatgtttttggaGCTGCACTTTCTACTCCTTTCCTTGTCAACGATTCTTCTATTCACGTGGTTCATCGTGCCTTATTTTTATCTTGCTGAGCATCTCACGAGAAATGGGTATTCAGAAGCGGATGGTGCTCGATTACTTAGTATTATCGGAATTACGAATACCGTAGGAATG ATCGGTCTCGGCTGGGCGGGTGACCAGTCCTGGATGAACGTCAGTAAAACCTACACATTTTGCCTGATAGCCTGTGGAATTGCGACAATCTTGATGTCAGTATTTACTCACCACTACACTCTGCTGATGATAACAACCGCCTTCTTCGGTCTCTTCTTCGCCAGTAACTTCAGCTTTACCCCGGTGATTCTGGTAGAGCTGATTCCCCTCGAGAGATTTACCACTGCCTACGGCCTGAGCCTCCTCTGTCAAGGAATCGGTAATCTCATCGGTCCACCCCTGGCAGGTCTCATGTTCGATATCACACAGTCCTGGGAGCTGTCGTTTCTCCTGGCCGGTGGCTGGATCATCGTGTCTGGGCTCCTCATGGGAATGATACCGTGCACGAAGAATAGAAAATTATGGGGCAGTGGACCCATGGAGATGGATAGGATTGGGGAGAGGGAGTGCGATGCTTAG
- the LOC135162604 gene encoding uncharacterized protein LOC135162604, whose translation MAAEWVNPHHRDIIVKIKDNDNDKKSPQILTVSNGKRLEHPIMVEDNKEKTNLVYEDGGTSEDISILEYRRSPDEETGGEIRREARESLTKEKAKRLDSLYTREISLENNESVKLNENSILGVHGNKCLRVKFNSSRCKRSSSKRKDDGEHPSPSISTSSRSPSAGESSEDNSSLGQFSEARPPDGGWGWVVVAASFMVNLIADGITFSFGVIYVEFLNYFGEGKSKTAWIGSLFMAMPLLSGPVASFLTDRYGCRKVSIAGSVLATLGFVISSCTSSMAVLIFTFGVIAGFGLSLCFVAAVVIVAYYFDKRRSFATGLSVCGSGIGTFIFAPLTQYLLAEYGWRGTTLILAGFFFNLAVCGCLMRDLEWTTIRAKAKCQERKRNRERKRTSRIQSSSADSFSASSSANTTTQAPHGIANFSATSANPIVLENSRKTHEDYDGQHGKNFSSLLTLPTFLKNGDQVPIEVLELLATRKDVCNILLHNYPSLFMSSRSFSDSATLNDGNSALPVVCNDDDTYQKLKDKEEINNLDRKIQANSEKFKETDEDAAVYLWWLKKLQPDDSQLKRSGTFEAHRRLPTAYLRNIRVHRHSLTYRGAMLNINRYRLRASSCPDIYRNSMTTIAKTKLVWYAGLWEFWDLVVDMLDFSHFADSRFLLFSISNFLLHTWYDVPYVYLTDNAIEMGFSETDASMLISVIGITNMLGEIFLGWAGDKVWVNASIVYAVCMILCGAVTSIIPLVVRHYYALCAVSGAFGVFIAANYSLTSIILVEVITLERFTNAYGLLLLVQGIANLMGPPLAGWLYDITGTYDLSFYLAGFFIGLSGILLMVVPCIEMYRKYYRKTNANLSTKDLAADINSV comes from the exons ATGGCCGCTGAGTGGGTCAACCCACATCACCGAGATATCATTGTAAAAATCAAGGACAATGATAACGATAAAAAAAGCCCCCAAATTTTGACAGTATCGAACGGCAAGAGGCTCGAGCATCCAATCATGGTAGAAGACAACAAAGAGAAGACAAATCTAGTCTACGAGGATGGAGGAACGAGCGAGGACATCAGCATACTGGAGTATCGTCGTAGCCCGGACGAAGAGACCGGCGGTGAGATACGCAGAGAGGCCCGGGAATCCTTGACAAAGGAGAAAGCTAAACGACTGGACAGCCTCTACACTCGAGAGATATCGCTGGAGAATAATGAAAGTGTCAAGCTCAACGAGAATTCAATACTGGGTGTTCATGGAAATAAGTGTCTTCGGGTGAAGTTCAACTCTTCGAGATGTAAGAGATCCTCGTCAAAGCGAAAGGATGACGGTGAGCATCCTAGTCCTTCGATATCAACGTCCAGTAGGTCACCGTCAGCTGGTGAGTCGTCCGAGGACAACTCCAGTCTTGGACAATTTTCGGAAGCTCGACCACCTGATGGTGGCTGGGGATGGGTCGTTGTAGcagcatcgtttatggttaatCTGATAGCCGATGGAATAACGTTTTCCTTCGGCGTCATCTACGTCGAATTTCTGAATTACTTTGGCGAGGGAAAGTCCAAGACAGCCTGGATCGGTTCCCTGTTTATGGCGATGCCACTATTGTCAGGACCTGTTGCCAGCTTTCTCACTGACAGATACGGATGCAGAAAGGTATCGATAGCTGGTAGTGTATTAGCCACCCTCGGTTTTGTCATATCATCGTGCACAAGTTCAATGGCTGTTTTGATATTTACATTTGGGGTAATCGCGGGATTTGGTTTATCACTGTGTTTTGTCGCGGCTGTTGTCATTGTTGCTTATTACTTTGATAAAAGACGATCATTTGCCACTGGTTTATCGGTGTGCGGAAGTGGAATTGGTACTTTTATATTCGCACCGCTGACACAGTACCTTCTTGCTGAATACGGCTGGCGAGGAACGACCCTCATCCTCGCTGGGTTCTTCTTCAATTTGGCGGTTTGTGGGTGTCTGATGAGGGATCTGGAGTGGACGACGATAAGGGCTAAAGCCAAGTGCCAGGAGAGAAAACGTAATCGTGAGAGAAAACGCACTAGTAGAATTCAGAGCTCCAGCGCTGATTCGTTCTCAGCTAGTTCTTCAGCAAATACGACGACCCAGGCGCCTCATGGAATCGCCAATTTTTCGGCGACTTCGGCAAATCCCATTGTCCTGGAGAACTCGAGGAAAACTCATGAGGATTATGATGGCCAGCatggaaagaatttttctagtcTTCTCACTCTGCCTAcgtttttgaaaaatggtgATCAGGTGCCGATAGAAGTGCTGGAGCTCTTGGCCACCCGAAAGGACGTCTGCAACATTCTTCTGCATAATTATCCCAGTCTTTTCATGTCATCGAGAAGCTTCAGCGACTCGGCGACGTTGAATGACGGCAATTCAGCTCTGCCAGTCGTCTGTAATGACGATGATACTTACCAGAAGCTAAAGGACAAGgaggaaattaataatttggaCAGGAAGATCCAGGCCAACAGCGAAAAATTCAAGGAGACTGATGAGGATGCAGCGGTCTATCTCTGgtggcttaaaaaattacagcCCGATGACAGCCAATTAAAAAGATCAGGGACTTTCGAGGCACACAGAAGACTGCCAACGGCTTACCTAAGAAACATTCGGGTTCACAGACATAGTTTAACTTATCGCGGTGCTATGCTCAATATCAATAGGTACAGGCTGAGGGCCTCCAGTTGTCCTGATATCTACAGAAATTCTATGACCACTATTGCCAAGACCAAGCTCGTGTGGTACGCTGGCCTTTGGGAATTTTGGGATCTCGTCGTTGATATGTTGGATTTCTCACATTTCGCTGACTCCAGGTTTCTGCTTTTCTCGATTAGCAATTTTTTGCTGCATACTTGGTACGATGTGCCTTACGTTTATCTCACTGATAATGCGATTGAGATGGGATTCAGCGAGACAGATGCGTCAATGCTCATCTCGGTTATTGGAATCACCAATATGCTTGGAGAG ATATTCCTCGGATGGGCCGGAGATAAAGTCTGGGTGAATGCATCCATCGTCTATGCTGTATGCATGATACTCTGTGGTGCTGTAACAAGCATAATTCCACTTGTTGTCAGACATTACTACGCACTGTGCGCTGTTTCTGGTGCATTTGGTGTTTTCATTGCTGCAAATTACAGTCTTACGAGTATTATTCTTGTTGAAGTTATCACGCTAGAGCGCTTCACAAATGCCTACGGTCTTTTGCTGCTCGTTCAGGGCATTGCCAATCTCATGGGGCCACCACTGGCTG GTTGGCTGTATGACATAACAGGAACTTACGACCTATCGTTCTACCTGGCAGGATTTTTTATTGGTCTCAGTGGTATTCTCCTGATGGTAGTTCCATGTATCGAGATGTATCGAAAATACTACCGTAAAACTAATGCCAATCTATCCACAAAGGATCTCGCTGCCGACATTAACAGCGTATGA